Proteins encoded within one genomic window of Thioploca ingrica:
- a CDS encoding aconitate hydratase 2 — translation MLDAYRQQVEERANQGIPALPLNAEQVATLVELLKNPPAGEEQQLVDLLTHRVPPGVDPAAYVKASFLATVTKGQVTCPVITPVQATELLGTMLGGYNIQPLIELLDNEALAPIAAKGLSQTLLMFDAYHDVVAKAKHNLWAQQVLTAWAEGQWFTAKPALPEAITVTVFKVPGETNTDDLSPASEAWSRPDIPLHAKAMLINRLPGALETIAALKQQGHPLAYVGDVVGTGSSRKSAINSVLWHMGKDIPYIPNKRQGGIILGGKIAPIFFNTAEDSGALPIECEVTALNNGDVITIYPYQGHILNHNHQEVSRFELRPLTLPDEIRAGGRIPLIIGRSLTDKACQTLNLVPSTFFIRPQLLPETSQGFTLAQKIVGKACGVKGVHPGTYCEPKMTTVGSQDTTGAMTRDELKELACLGFSADLVMQSFCHTAAYPKPVDIKLQHELPDFIRTRGGVSLRPGDGIIHSWLNRMILPDSVGTGADSHTRFPIGISFPAGSGLVAFAAALGVMPLDMPESVLVRFKGAIQPGITLRDLVNAIPYVAIQQGLLTVATEGKKNVFSGRVLEIEGLPGLKVEQAFELADASAERSANGCTIRLDKEPIIEYLSSNVTLLRWMISEGYGDVRTLQRRIAAMEEWLTQPVLLEPDADAQYAQIIEINLNDITEPLLACPNDPDDIKPLSQVMGDKIDEVFIGSCMTNIGHYRAAGKILEAVDNLPTRLWIAPPTRMDQHQLVQEGIYSIFGKIGARTEVPGCSLCMGNQARVKEGATVVSTSTRNFPNRLGKNARVYLASAELAAISAKLGYLPTLAEYQQQAEKIVPFAANIYRYLNFHEIEAYQQAAKKVVGKLIPIVAA, via the coding sequence ATGTTAGATGCTTACAGACAACAGGTTGAGGAACGTGCCAATCAAGGAATCCCCGCATTACCCCTCAATGCCGAGCAGGTGGCTACCTTAGTCGAGTTACTCAAAAATCCACCCGCCGGTGAAGAACAGCAATTAGTTGATTTACTAACGCACCGCGTTCCACCCGGTGTCGATCCAGCCGCTTATGTCAAAGCCAGTTTTTTAGCCACTGTCACTAAAGGGCAAGTGACTTGTCCAGTGATAACACCCGTTCAAGCGACTGAATTACTAGGCACCATGTTAGGTGGCTACAACATTCAACCGTTGATTGAGCTACTTGATAATGAAGCCCTGGCTCCGATTGCAGCCAAAGGTTTGTCACAAACACTGTTAATGTTTGATGCTTACCATGATGTGGTAGCCAAAGCCAAACACAATCTATGGGCGCAACAAGTTCTGACTGCTTGGGCTGAAGGTCAATGGTTCACTGCCAAACCCGCTTTGCCAGAAGCCATTACGGTAACCGTATTTAAAGTTCCTGGGGAAACAAATACCGATGACTTATCACCGGCATCAGAAGCGTGGAGTCGTCCAGATATTCCCTTACATGCTAAAGCGATGCTGATAAATCGATTACCGGGTGCTTTAGAAACCATAGCCGCACTTAAACAACAAGGTCATCCACTCGCCTATGTTGGTGATGTGGTCGGTACGGGTTCCTCTCGCAAATCCGCTATTAATTCGGTGTTATGGCATATGGGCAAAGATATTCCTTATATTCCCAATAAACGCCAAGGCGGAATTATTTTGGGTGGTAAAATTGCGCCGATTTTTTTCAATACCGCCGAAGATTCTGGGGCACTCCCCATCGAATGTGAGGTGACGGCATTAAATAATGGTGATGTCATTACGATTTATCCTTATCAGGGACATATTCTTAACCATAACCATCAAGAAGTCAGCCGCTTTGAACTGCGACCATTAACATTGCCGGATGAAATTCGCGCCGGTGGACGTATCCCCTTAATTATTGGTCGCAGTTTAACCGACAAAGCCTGCCAAACTTTAAACTTAGTACCCTCTACTTTCTTTATTCGTCCACAATTACTCCCCGAAACTAGCCAAGGTTTTACTTTAGCACAAAAAATCGTGGGCAAAGCTTGTGGTGTCAAAGGCGTTCATCCGGGGACTTACTGTGAACCCAAAATGACCACCGTCGGTTCTCAAGATACCACCGGTGCGATGACCCGTGATGAACTCAAGGAGTTGGCTTGTTTAGGATTTTCCGCTGATTTGGTCATGCAGAGCTTTTGTCATACCGCTGCTTATCCTAAACCCGTTGATATCAAATTACAGCATGAATTGCCTGACTTTATTCGCACGCGCGGGGGGGTTTCCCTACGACCCGGTGATGGCATTATTCATTCGTGGCTTAACCGCATGATTTTGCCAGATAGCGTCGGTACCGGTGCCGATTCTCATACCCGCTTTCCCATTGGTATTAGCTTTCCCGCTGGTTCTGGATTAGTTGCTTTTGCCGCCGCATTGGGAGTAATGCCATTGGATATGCCAGAATCCGTACTAGTGCGCTTTAAAGGAGCCATTCAACCGGGGATTACTTTACGTGACTTAGTCAATGCGATTCCCTATGTTGCCATTCAACAAGGTCTATTAACCGTCGCTACCGAGGGCAAGAAAAATGTTTTCTCTGGACGAGTATTAGAAATTGAAGGATTACCTGGGTTGAAAGTTGAACAAGCCTTTGAATTAGCCGACGCTTCCGCTGAACGCTCAGCGAATGGTTGTACGATTCGTCTAGATAAAGAACCCATTATTGAATACCTCAGTTCTAACGTCACTTTACTCCGATGGATGATTAGCGAAGGTTATGGCGATGTTCGGACTTTACAACGCCGCATTGCAGCAATGGAAGAATGGTTAACCCAACCGGTGTTATTGGAACCGGATGCCGATGCCCAATACGCCCAAATCATTGAAATTAATCTCAATGACATTACTGAACCACTCTTAGCGTGTCCCAATGATCCCGACGATATCAAGCCATTATCTCAAGTCATGGGTGATAAAATTGATGAAGTTTTCATTGGTTCTTGTATGACTAATATTGGACATTACCGCGCGGCTGGCAAAATTTTAGAAGCCGTAGACAATCTTCCCACTCGCTTATGGATAGCGCCACCCACTCGGATGGATCAGCATCAATTAGTGCAAGAAGGCATTTATTCCATTTTTGGTAAAATCGGTGCCCGCACTGAAGTACCGGGTTGCTCCTTATGTATGGGTAACCAAGCGCGAGTAAAAGAAGGTGCTACTGTGGTTTCAACTTCGACTCGGAACTTTCCTAATCGGCTGGGAAAAAATGCGCGTGTTTACTTAGCATCGGCTGAACTCGCGGCTATCAGTGCTAAACTCGGTTATCTACCCACTCTAGCCGAATACCAACAACAAGCAGAAAAAATTGTCCCTTTCGCCGCTAACATTTATCGTTATCTTAACTTTCATGAGATTGAGGCTTATCAACAAGCTGCCAAAAAAGTGGTGGGTAAACTGATTCCCATCGTAGCCGCTTAA
- a CDS encoding peptidase S8 and S53, subtilisin, kexin, sedolisin — translation MNSTGYISLVILTLFNVLPTSGLAARFLVHLAESTELTLVENEQIHVIRHLYPLPWLVVETSNLYDTQISPPLELIRHKGLLYPDVEGYFATDSTAIPDDPHYSEQWYLTEINALEMWKDTQGEGTVIALLDSGVDPNHPDLLGNILFEQGYDFGDQDTFAYDENGHGTAMAGLMVAKCDNQQGVCGVAPAAKIIPYKLNQKGSGRFFASDLAAAILAAADSSATILSLSLVLDEAVPVVQDALLYAKQQGKVVVAAVGNRGRQPVDYPANLPWVIGVGAVDKEGKRLPSSNYGDGLLISAPGKNLLSTLIGGGYADWFDGSSAATALVSGVLALIVAQQPTATAAEWTVTLLAACQDDIDTPGFDSQYGFGLLKVPLRSVPLNQDQVPNLQFVPMAGEVFHNGNQVTLNLSLNQVAGRKGDLYLRINLPSNTEKRYTLFKVWNSNDNVESIPYNQTLSSPYWFESNLNLALYGTSTALLGMGIIPDSLAEGIYELLAILKLSDNSSMIPARKIVWITTQ, via the coding sequence ATGAATTCGACTGGTTATATTTCGCTCGTCATTTTAACTTTATTCAATGTGTTACCTACGAGTGGCCTGGCTGCCCGTTTTCTCGTTCATCTTGCTGAATCAACTGAACTTACTCTCGTTGAAAATGAGCAAATTCATGTGATTCGACATTTATATCCTTTACCCTGGCTGGTTGTAGAAACTTCTAATCTTTATGATACCCAAATTTCACCACCATTAGAACTTATTCGGCATAAGGGCTTACTTTACCCCGATGTGGAAGGCTACTTCGCTACTGATAGCACAGCTATACCAGATGATCCACATTATAGTGAGCAATGGTATTTAACCGAAATAAATGCACTGGAAATGTGGAAAGATACTCAAGGAGAAGGAACTGTTATTGCCCTTTTAGATAGCGGTGTCGACCCGAATCACCCCGATTTATTAGGAAATATTTTATTTGAGCAGGGATATGATTTTGGTGATCAAGACACTTTCGCCTACGACGAAAACGGTCACGGCACTGCGATGGCTGGTTTGATGGTAGCAAAATGTGATAATCAACAAGGCGTATGTGGGGTTGCACCCGCCGCTAAAATTATTCCTTATAAGCTGAATCAAAAGGGAAGTGGACGATTTTTTGCCTCGGATCTCGCTGCCGCTATTTTAGCCGCTGCTGATAGTTCGGCAACGATTTTGTCATTAAGCTTAGTGCTTGACGAAGCCGTGCCGGTCGTGCAAGATGCTTTACTTTATGCTAAACAGCAAGGTAAAGTGGTGGTAGCCGCTGTTGGTAATCGTGGTCGTCAACCGGTAGACTATCCAGCTAATTTGCCTTGGGTTATTGGGGTTGGTGCAGTTGATAAAGAAGGCAAACGGCTCCCTTCCAGTAATTACGGCGATGGATTACTGATTAGTGCGCCAGGTAAAAATCTGTTAAGCACTTTAATTGGGGGAGGCTATGCCGACTGGTTTGATGGTAGTTCAGCAGCCACCGCCTTAGTCAGTGGGGTGTTGGCGTTGATAGTGGCACAACAACCGACTGCTACCGCAGCAGAATGGACAGTCACTTTATTAGCTGCCTGCCAAGATGATATTGATACCCCTGGTTTTGACTCTCAGTATGGGTTTGGGCTACTTAAAGTTCCATTGCGTTCTGTTCCTCTCAATCAAGATCAAGTACCCAATTTACAATTTGTACCGATGGCTGGGGAGGTGTTTCATAATGGAAACCAGGTAACATTAAATTTGAGCTTAAATCAAGTCGCTGGTCGGAAAGGTGACCTATACTTACGTATTAACCTTCCCAGTAATACAGAAAAGCGTTACACTTTATTTAAAGTATGGAATAGTAACGACAATGTGGAATCAATCCCGTATAATCAAACATTGAGTAGCCCCTACTGGTTTGAGAGTAATCTTAACTTAGCACTTTATGGCACATCAACTGCTTTATTGGGAATGGGAATTATACCCGATTCTTTAGCAGAAGGAATTTATGAATTGCTAGCAATATTAAAATTGAGTGATAATTCATCAATGATCCCAGCACGGAAGATCGTTTGGATAACCACTCAATAA
- a CDS encoding ABC-transporter protein: protein MPIFNFIKRYGRATYAGLWGPIQTAYTHRYLLFLLVKRDMISRTAGTLLGDAWLLFQPALQLLGFWFLLDVVLKVKFPSGVPFIDYFLLGVLPWAFIAETLSRSLTVLSEFGGLYQRAIFPIVVLPLFPLLLSSMLYALVMAVTAGLLQGVGAMPIGVIIILLLAIWLIPLCYLLAIMGLFLKDISQFFPFLITITLYLTPILYMPDLMPEPMHWVLTINPIADLMALIHASIQNLSWNWANIVRPLGIWLLLLGPAWVLFHRAEPHIREML from the coding sequence ATGCCAATATTTAACTTTATTAAACGTTACGGTAGAGCCACTTATGCTGGCTTATGGGGACCGATTCAAACGGCTTATACTCACCGCTACCTTCTATTTTTACTCGTTAAGCGTGATATGATTAGCCGTACTGCGGGTACCCTGCTCGGTGATGCCTGGTTGCTATTTCAACCGGCTCTACAACTGCTCGGGTTTTGGTTTTTATTAGATGTGGTATTGAAAGTCAAGTTCCCCAGCGGCGTTCCTTTTATCGATTACTTTCTCCTTGGAGTATTACCGTGGGCTTTCATTGCCGAAACTTTATCGCGTAGTTTAACCGTGTTGTCTGAATTTGGTGGACTTTATCAACGTGCCATTTTTCCCATTGTGGTGTTACCTTTATTTCCCTTACTGCTTTCTTCTATGCTCTACGCTTTAGTCATGGCGGTTACAGCCGGTTTATTACAAGGGGTTGGCGCAATGCCGATTGGCGTTATCATTATATTGTTATTAGCGATTTGGTTAATACCGCTCTGTTATTTATTAGCCATCATGGGCTTATTCCTCAAAGACATTAGCCAATTTTTTCCTTTTCTTATTACGATTACTTTGTATTTAACCCCGATTTTATATATGCCCGATTTAATGCCCGAACCCATGCACTGGGTATTAACCATTAATCCGATTGCCGATTTAATGGCATTGATTCACGCCAGCATCCAAAACTTATCTTGGAATTGGGCCAACATTGTTCGACCTTTAGGAATTTGGTTATTATTATTAGGACCCGCCTGGGTCTTATTTCATCGTGCTGAACCCCATATTCGTGAGATGCTTTAA
- a CDS encoding tetratricopeptide repeat protein produces MLSNPMSVNSTPNHTQLLLQTWYIQTLLLAIVVALTYGHTLDVPFYLDDFSSIEENPVIYNSSGLLALWQFAPLRIVGYLSFALNYQIHQFQVAGYHLVNIIIHFFAGMAVFGLLRGLVRTPAVNLTLSASTQQWLPILTALIFVLHPLQIQAVTYIVQRLASLSALFYIASMASFIQARLTDRIGQRVLWILACIFLALLAFFTKQNTATLPLTLLLLELIFFPGHKRRLMMVTGIAGLGLGCIWFILAVVFHHNPFSLESMQALTRETEEVTRTAYFATQMSVLWTYIKLFFWSSSSHIDYYYPITETFLSTQNYNLIARLLDSVALWALIGHLLVLGWAGYSLRRWPLVAFGIFFYYLAHLIESSFIPIRDVIFEHRTYLPNLGLIIASSWLLVVYLPRWVSQKTTLTIIILLLVMLGITTKLRNQMWRDPIALWQHNVEQSPDKQRGWVILGKHLIQAERSEEAIEALNHAVTKKVNPDGTESLSVSTETALNFVVAYKRLHRYDEALQWIDRSLALKDQLRPFDQAKFLINRGNILFELKHNQEAENSYRLALQIYPQNLNARINLGTILAATGRYDEAIALYQEILAIDPSNAYVKSNLEKLQKLRH; encoded by the coding sequence ATGCTATCAAATCCCATGTCCGTCAATTCAACACCTAACCATACTCAATTACTTCTACAAACGTGGTATATACAAACGTTACTATTGGCTATTGTAGTTGCTTTAACCTATGGTCACACTTTAGATGTTCCCTTTTATCTAGACGATTTCTCTTCCATTGAAGAAAATCCGGTAATTTATAATTCCTCTGGCTTATTAGCATTATGGCAATTTGCGCCACTACGAATCGTTGGTTACCTCAGCTTTGCACTGAACTATCAAATTCACCAGTTTCAAGTCGCTGGTTACCACCTTGTCAATATTATTATTCACTTTTTCGCTGGTATGGCCGTATTTGGTTTGTTACGTGGCTTAGTGCGAACCCCGGCAGTTAACCTGACTTTATCAGCATCGACTCAACAATGGTTACCGATTCTGACCGCATTAATTTTTGTGCTGCATCCACTCCAAATTCAGGCGGTGACTTACATTGTCCAGCGGCTCGCTTCTTTATCGGCACTGTTTTACATCGCTAGCATGGCTAGTTTTATTCAAGCACGCTTAACAGACAGAATCGGGCAGCGGGTTCTTTGGATACTGGCTTGCATTTTTTTAGCACTACTGGCTTTTTTTACCAAACAAAATACCGCTACTTTACCACTCACACTCTTATTATTGGAATTAATCTTCTTTCCTGGTCACAAACGTCGCTTAATGATGGTGACGGGAATTGCCGGATTAGGATTAGGCTGCATTTGGTTTATTTTAGCCGTGGTATTTCATCACAATCCGTTCTCTCTAGAATCTATGCAAGCGTTAACTCGAGAAACGGAAGAAGTTACCCGAACAGCCTACTTTGCAACCCAAATGAGTGTCTTGTGGACTTATATTAAGTTATTCTTTTGGTCATCCAGCTCTCACATTGATTATTACTATCCAATCACCGAAACATTTCTCTCGACGCAGAATTATAACCTGATTGCTAGATTACTCGATAGTGTAGCCCTATGGGCTTTAATCGGGCATCTTCTCGTCTTGGGATGGGCTGGATATAGCCTTCGTCGTTGGCCATTAGTCGCTTTTGGAATCTTTTTCTACTATTTGGCCCATCTGATCGAATCCAGCTTTATTCCGATCCGCGATGTTATCTTTGAACATCGAACTTATCTACCCAATTTAGGATTAATTATCGCTAGTAGTTGGTTATTGGTAGTTTATTTACCTCGCTGGGTTAGTCAGAAAACAACTTTGACTATAATAATCCTGTTATTAGTTATGTTAGGAATAACAACCAAGTTGCGAAATCAAATGTGGCGAGATCCTATCGCGTTATGGCAGCATAATGTTGAACAATCACCTGATAAACAGAGAGGCTGGGTCATTCTAGGTAAGCATTTAATTCAAGCTGAGCGTTCAGAAGAGGCTATTGAAGCACTTAATCATGCAGTGACTAAGAAAGTTAATCCTGATGGTACCGAATCACTCTCAGTCAGTACTGAAACAGCGTTGAATTTCGTGGTAGCTTATAAGAGATTACATCGATATGACGAAGCACTTCAATGGATTGATCGCTCTTTAGCACTTAAAGATCAGTTACGTCCATTTGATCAAGCAAAATTTTTGATTAATCGCGGTAATATTTTGTTTGAATTGAAACATAATCAGGAAGCAGAGAATTCTTATCGTCTTGCTTTACAGATTTATCCCCAAAACTTAAATGCACGCATCAATCTGGGAACTATTTTAGCAGCAACGGGCCGCTATGATGAAGCCATAGCGCTTTATCAAGAAATTTTAGCCATTGATCCAAGTAATGCTTATGTCAAAAGCAATTTAGAAAAATTGCAAAAATTACGTCACTGA
- a CDS encoding MazG family protein, with translation MTNLTADKNVKALQRLLSIMEELREQCPWNSKQTLESLRHLTIGKTDELSEAILAGNLEALKQKLGDLIWHVVFYSKIAAEQNAFDIGDVINGVCDKLVVHHPPLHTVASEAESQHHGNLSTPPEKDPNQSLLVDIQASLPALIKALRIQEQAHRIGFDWPNQAEVWEKVEEEIRELKQCQEAGHPQAQLENEWGDLLFSLVNYARFIHINPESALEQANRKFIKRFHYMEQAAQRDGKNLPDLSLAEMDTYWEAAKKNLN, from the coding sequence ATGACTAATTTAACTGCCGACAAAAATGTTAAAGCCTTACAGCGTCTCCTCAGCATTATGGAGGAGTTACGTGAACAATGCCCTTGGAATAGTAAGCAAACCTTAGAATCATTACGTCATTTAACCATTGGCAAAACCGACGAACTCTCTGAAGCGATTCTAGCCGGTAATCTAGAAGCACTTAAACAAAAATTAGGCGACTTAATTTGGCACGTCGTTTTCTATTCTAAAATAGCGGCAGAACAAAATGCTTTTGATATTGGGGACGTTATCAATGGTGTTTGTGACAAACTTGTCGTCCATCATCCGCCGCTTCATACGGTTGCTAGCGAAGCAGAATCGCAACATCATGGGAACTTGTCAACACCCCCAGAAAAGGATCCTAATCAAAGCCTACTCGTTGACATTCAGGCTTCGCTACCGGCTTTAATTAAAGCGCTGCGTATTCAAGAACAAGCCCACCGTATCGGTTTTGATTGGCCTAATCAAGCTGAAGTCTGGGAAAAAGTGGAAGAAGAAATTCGCGAATTGAAACAATGCCAAGAGGCGGGTCATCCTCAAGCACAACTTGAAAATGAATGGGGTGATTTATTGTTTTCACTGGTTAACTATGCTCGGTTTATTCACATCAATCCAGAATCAGCATTAGAACAAGCCAATCGAAAATTTATCAAGCGCTTTCATTATATGGAACAAGCCGCTCAACGCGATGGAAAAAACCTACCCGATTTGTCATTAGCCGAGATGGACACTTATTGGGAAGCAGCTAAAAAGAATCTAAATTAG
- a CDS encoding transketolase, N-terminal subunit, translating into MWQAEVRRVALGIRQRVFEHTIKNQGGYLSQACSAADFLATLYVKTLNLGPSIAPPVPRPFAGPPGVNNPNSFTGADYHGAKQPEYDRFFISPAHYALVIYAALIETGRMAPAGLDLFNQDGSSVEMIGAEHSPGMEVTTGSLAQGLSMAAGVALARKLKQEPGRIWVFLSDGELQEGQTWEAFQVIHHYALDNLAVIVDVNGQQCDGAMDSVLLPGAFAAKLTAFGAQVVEVDGHDIEALQRAAAIKPSQRALVILAKTCPYQGMDYLKKRYPRLHYVRFRSAKEFDEFEAAIRQQLYHLK; encoded by the coding sequence ATGTGGCAAGCTGAGGTAAGACGTGTCGCTTTAGGTATTCGCCAACGCGTTTTTGAACATACTATCAAAAATCAGGGTGGTTATCTCAGTCAAGCTTGTTCCGCAGCGGACTTTTTAGCCACCCTGTATGTCAAAACACTTAATCTTGGACCCAGTATTGCGCCACCCGTTCCCCGCCCTTTTGCTGGTCCACCCGGCGTAAATAATCCCAACAGCTTTACTGGCGCTGATTATCACGGTGCTAAGCAACCAGAATACGACCGCTTTTTTATCAGTCCGGCGCATTACGCCTTGGTTATCTATGCCGCACTCATCGAAACTGGCAGAATGGCACCGGCCGGATTAGATCTTTTCAATCAAGATGGTAGTAGCGTGGAAATGATCGGTGCCGAACATTCGCCCGGGATGGAAGTCACTACCGGTTCGCTGGCGCAGGGATTGAGTATGGCGGCAGGGGTGGCATTAGCCAGAAAACTGAAACAAGAGCCTGGAAGAATATGGGTTTTCCTCTCAGATGGCGAATTACAAGAAGGGCAAACTTGGGAAGCTTTCCAAGTGATTCACCATTACGCCTTGGATAATTTAGCCGTGATTGTCGATGTCAATGGTCAACAATGCGATGGCGCGATGGATTCTGTCTTACTACCGGGTGCCTTTGCTGCTAAACTGACTGCTTTTGGCGCACAGGTCGTGGAAGTCGATGGTCACGACATCGAAGCCTTGCAACGGGCAGCGGCCATCAAACCATCACAGCGTGCGCTTGTAATCCTGGCTAAAACTTGTCCTTATCAAGGCATGGATTACCTGAAAAAACGTTATCCACGTTTGCACTACGTGCGGTTTCGCTCCGCCAAAGAATTCGATGAATTTGAAGCAGCGATTCGGCAACAACTTTATCACCTCAAGTAA
- a CDS encoding transketolase, C-terminal subunit, which yields MDLVSKPYAQAFIEFARHKPEVLCISADLTSSCEIDGFREQFPERFFSMGMTEQHTLSFCAGLALEGFRPFFHTFSVFLYRRPYDQLINSIAYSNRQVRLMGFLPGITTPGGITHQAIEDIAILRSVPNLTLLETGDATEVETVLEVADAIDGPVYVRVLRGLVPRLFTTPFGFNQLRTLSQGKDVLVLSAGITTEEAMRATQALTQAGVGITHLHVSTLKPFARQAFLEALTDIRYGVVTIENHTIIGGLGSMVAEILAEEGIAKKLIRLGLQDTFAHGASRPYLMKKYSLDALALIRAIEKLLHHTTGITANELQAVRLDTVHSEAKAEAL from the coding sequence ATGGACTTAGTCAGTAAACCTTATGCGCAGGCTTTCATCGAATTTGCCCGCCATAAACCGGAAGTACTATGCATTTCTGCCGATCTCACCAGCTCCTGTGAAATCGATGGTTTTCGCGAGCAGTTTCCCGAACGCTTTTTTTCCATGGGCATGACTGAACAACACACGCTCAGTTTCTGTGCCGGTTTGGCTCTGGAAGGTTTTCGGCCTTTCTTTCATACTTTCAGTGTATTTTTGTATCGCCGACCTTACGATCAACTGATTAACTCCATTGCTTACTCCAATCGTCAAGTCAGATTAATGGGCTTTCTCCCCGGCATTACCACACCGGGCGGCATTACTCATCAAGCGATTGAAGATATTGCCATACTACGCAGCGTTCCCAACCTGACTTTACTCGAAACCGGGGATGCCACCGAAGTAGAAACCGTCTTGGAAGTTGCTGATGCTATCGATGGTCCAGTTTATGTTAGGGTATTGCGGGGTTTAGTCCCCCGGTTATTCACCACGCCATTTGGTTTCAACCAATTACGAACTTTGAGCCAAGGAAAAGACGTGTTGGTATTATCAGCGGGCATCACCACCGAAGAAGCCATGCGCGCTACCCAAGCCCTAACTCAAGCGGGGGTTGGTATCACCCATTTACATGTCTCTACTTTGAAACCCTTCGCACGGCAGGCTTTTCTGGAAGCACTTACGGATATTCGTTATGGCGTGGTCACCATAGAAAATCATACCATTATCGGTGGTTTGGGCAGTATGGTAGCGGAAATTCTCGCTGAAGAAGGTATCGCTAAAAAATTAATTCGTTTAGGACTTCAAGATACTTTTGCTCATGGTGCCAGCCGTCCTTATTTGATGAAAAAGTATAGCTTAGATGCCCTGGCGCTAATCCGAGCAATAGAAAAATTACTCCACCACACCACCGGCATCACCGCCAATGAATTACAAGCGGTGAGATTGGACACGGTTCATAGTGAAGCCAAAGCGGAGGCATTATGA
- a CDS encoding ribulose bisphosphate carboxylase-like protein has translation MIGERFQVIYHLSGTEAVALEKAQTICLEQTVEVGQELVPNGFIKEHIVGRLEQFSPVTSNCYAATISYAVETAAGELTQLLNVIFGNTSIKPEIRVQQLILSEKLLAQFGGPRFGIAGLRQLIGVAEKPLLCTALKPMGKSVIELAGLAYQFALGGVDLIKDDHGLTNQPFCPFTERVKACSEAVHRANRQTGKHCLYVPNITAPCHQLRERAIYAQEIGAGALLIAPGLTGFDSLRALAADDAIRLPLISHPAFLGTMVTHPANGLAHGVLFGQLQRLMGADAVIYPNYGGRFGFTREECQSIAASCREPMGHYLPIFPMPGGGMSLEKIPDLLNEYGNEVVLLVGGALYTRSPDIVDNGRYILSLVGRS, from the coding sequence ATGATCGGGGAACGATTTCAGGTGATTTATCATCTCAGTGGAACAGAAGCCGTTGCCTTGGAAAAAGCGCAAACCATTTGTTTAGAACAGACCGTCGAAGTTGGCCAAGAACTTGTTCCCAATGGATTTATCAAAGAACATATCGTGGGTCGCTTGGAACAATTTTCTCCGGTGACATCAAACTGTTATGCTGCTACCATCAGCTATGCCGTTGAAACCGCCGCCGGGGAATTAACTCAGTTACTTAACGTCATTTTTGGCAATACCAGTATCAAGCCGGAAATTCGGGTACAACAATTAATATTAAGTGAAAAATTATTAGCGCAGTTTGGCGGTCCCCGTTTTGGCATCGCTGGATTACGCCAACTCATTGGGGTTGCTGAAAAACCACTCCTCTGCACGGCTTTAAAACCGATGGGTAAGTCCGTAATAGAATTAGCCGGATTGGCTTATCAATTTGCTTTAGGTGGTGTTGATCTCATCAAAGATGATCACGGCTTAACTAATCAACCGTTTTGTCCCTTCACTGAACGGGTAAAAGCGTGCAGCGAAGCGGTTCACCGAGCTAATCGGCAAACCGGCAAACATTGCCTTTATGTCCCGAATATCACCGCGCCTTGTCATCAATTACGCGAACGTGCGATTTATGCTCAAGAAATAGGAGCTGGCGCTTTACTCATTGCCCCGGGTTTGACTGGTTTTGACAGCCTGCGAGCCTTAGCAGCAGATGATGCGATTAGATTACCACTGATTTCACATCCCGCTTTCCTAGGCACGATGGTGACTCATCCAGCCAATGGCTTGGCGCATGGGGTTTTATTTGGACAACTCCAGCGGCTAATGGGTGCTGATGCGGTCATTTATCCCAATTACGGTGGTCGCTTTGGCTTCACTCGTGAAGAATGTCAAAGCATTGCTGCTAGCTGTCGAGAACCCATGGGCCATTATCTCCCCATCTTCCCTATGCCTGGCGGTGGTATGAGTTTAGAAAAAATTCCCGATCTATTAAATGAGTATGGTAATGAAGTCGTGCTACTCGTGGGTGGCGCACTTTACACACGTTCTCCTGATATTGTCGACAATGGGCGTTATATTTTGTCATTAGTGGGACGTTCATAA